From a region of the Agromyces ramosus genome:
- a CDS encoding rhamnulokinase, producing MSGAGTAAAGTVAAVDLGATSGRVILGRVDQRAGTLELDHVARFPNGPVRLASGLHWDLTGLYRDLTGGLAEAFRRDPAVSSIGVDSWAVDYALLRGGRVLGEPFHYRDERTAAGVDAVHATVPFDELYRRSGLQFLPFNTVYQLAAERDGASGWLDLADSLLLVPDLIGFQLTGSKVAERTNASTTGLVGVESGEWDDELIEQLGFPASVFAPLVSPGDSLGRLRAAVAAELGAPAGIEVVAVGSHDTASAVVAVPMRAEAAAYISCGTWGLVGVELERPVLKDAAREANFTNEGGVDGRVRFLHNVMGLWLLSESVRWWERDGETIDLPGLLAAAASVTSPVAVFDANDPRFLTPGDMPARIAEWCVEQGLAAPASRAEFARSIIESLAEAFAGAVRTASILSGVDVETIHVVGGGALNELLCQRTADRSGIPVLAGPVEATAIGNVLVQARAQGFASGDLESLRALVSAAFTPRRFQPGER from the coding sequence GTGAGCGGGGCGGGCACCGCCGCCGCGGGAACCGTCGCGGCGGTCGACCTCGGCGCGACGAGCGGACGTGTCATCCTCGGCCGCGTCGACCAGCGCGCCGGCACGCTCGAGCTCGATCACGTCGCCCGGTTCCCGAACGGGCCGGTGCGGCTCGCGTCGGGCCTGCACTGGGACCTCACGGGCCTCTACCGCGACCTCACCGGCGGACTCGCCGAGGCATTCCGGCGCGACCCTGCGGTCTCGTCGATCGGCGTCGACTCGTGGGCCGTCGACTACGCACTGCTGCGCGGCGGCCGCGTTCTGGGTGAGCCGTTCCACTACCGCGACGAGCGCACCGCGGCCGGTGTCGACGCCGTGCACGCGACCGTTCCCTTCGACGAGCTCTACCGCCGCAGCGGGCTGCAGTTCCTCCCGTTCAACACGGTGTACCAGCTCGCGGCCGAGCGCGACGGGGCGAGCGGATGGCTCGACCTCGCCGACTCGCTCCTGCTCGTGCCCGACCTCATCGGGTTCCAGCTCACGGGCTCGAAGGTGGCCGAGCGTACGAACGCGTCGACGACCGGACTCGTCGGCGTGGAGTCGGGCGAGTGGGACGACGAGCTCATCGAGCAGCTCGGGTTCCCGGCATCCGTCTTCGCACCGCTGGTCTCACCGGGCGACTCGCTCGGTCGCCTCCGCGCCGCCGTGGCCGCCGAGCTCGGCGCACCTGCGGGCATCGAGGTCGTCGCCGTCGGATCGCACGACACCGCCTCGGCGGTCGTCGCCGTGCCGATGCGCGCCGAGGCGGCCGCATACATCTCGTGCGGCACGTGGGGCCTCGTGGGTGTCGAGCTCGAGCGTCCGGTGCTGAAGGATGCCGCGCGCGAGGCGAACTTCACGAACGAGGGCGGCGTCGACGGGCGCGTGCGCTTCCTGCACAACGTCATGGGGCTGTGGCTGCTCTCCGAGTCGGTGCGCTGGTGGGAGCGTGACGGCGAGACGATCGACCTGCCCGGGCTCCTCGCGGCGGCGGCATCCGTCACCTCGCCGGTTGCGGTCTTCGACGCGAACGACCCGCGGTTCCTGACTCCCGGCGACATGCCCGCTCGCATCGCCGAGTGGTGCGTCGAGCAGGGCCTCGCCGCACCGGCCAGCCGCGCCGAGTTCGCCCGGTCGATCATCGAGAGCCTCGCAGAGGCGTTCGCCGGTGCCGTGCGCACCGCGTCGATCCTCTCGGGCGTCGACGTCGAGACGATCCACGTGGTTGGCGGTGGCGCCTTGAACGAACTGCTCTGCCAGCGCACCGCCGACCGTTCGGGCATTCCGGTGCTCGCCGGGCCGGTCGAGGCGACCGCGATCGGCAACGTGCTCGTGCAGGCGCGCGCGCAGGGCTTCGCGAGCGGCGA
- a CDS encoding bifunctional aldolase/short-chain dehydrogenase, which produces MTNQAAADLIARSNRLGADPKNTNYAGGNTSAKGTETDPVTGEPVELMWVKGSGGDLGTLTEQGLAVLRLDRLRALVDVYPGVEREDEMVAAFDYTLHGKGGAAPSIDTAMHGLVDAAHVDHLHPDSGIAIATAADGEELTAKIFGDRVVWVPWRRPGFQLGLDIAEIKAKNPQAVGCILGGHGITAWGDTSEESERNSLWIIDTAAAYIAEHGTADPFGAELEGYAPLEASERRAKAAALAATIRGIASHDRPMVGHFTDAPEVLDFLARAEHPRLAALGTSCPDHFLRTKVKPLVLDLPADADVEASVARLKELHEAYRADYQAYYDAHATPDSPAIRGADPLIVLIPGVGMFSYGANKQTARVAGEFYVNAINVMRGAEALSTYSPISDAEKFRIEYWALEEAKLQRMPKPKQHATRVALVTGAASGIGKAIATRLAAEGACVVIADLDLEKAQAAASEIGNSDVAIGVQANVTDASAVQRAIDDAVLAFGGLDLVVNNAGLSLSKPLLDTTEADWDLQHDVMAKGSFLVSKAAARVLIDQGLGGDIIYISSKNSVFAGPNNIAYSATKADQAHQVRLLAVELGEYGIKVNGINPDGVVRGSGIFASGWGANRAKTYGIEEEDLGKFYAQRTILKREVLPENVANAVIVLTGPELSHTTGLHIPVDAGVAAAFLR; this is translated from the coding sequence ATGACGAACCAGGCAGCAGCCGACCTCATCGCGCGGTCGAACCGCCTCGGCGCCGACCCGAAGAACACGAACTACGCGGGCGGCAACACGTCGGCGAAGGGCACCGAGACCGACCCGGTCACGGGCGAGCCCGTCGAGCTCATGTGGGTGAAGGGCTCGGGCGGCGACCTCGGCACCCTCACCGAGCAGGGCCTCGCGGTGCTGCGGCTCGACCGGCTGCGCGCGCTCGTCGACGTCTACCCGGGCGTCGAGCGGGAAGACGAGATGGTCGCCGCGTTCGACTACACGCTGCACGGCAAGGGCGGCGCGGCGCCGTCGATCGACACGGCGATGCACGGCCTCGTCGACGCGGCGCACGTCGACCACCTGCACCCCGACTCCGGCATCGCGATCGCGACCGCGGCCGACGGCGAAGAGCTCACCGCGAAGATCTTCGGCGACAGGGTGGTGTGGGTGCCGTGGCGTCGCCCTGGCTTCCAGCTCGGACTCGACATCGCCGAGATCAAGGCGAAGAACCCGCAGGCCGTCGGCTGCATCCTCGGCGGTCACGGCATCACGGCCTGGGGCGACACCTCGGAGGAATCCGAGCGCAACTCGCTGTGGATCATCGACACGGCCGCCGCGTACATCGCCGAGCACGGCACGGCCGACCCGTTCGGCGCCGAGCTCGAGGGCTACGCGCCGCTCGAGGCATCCGAGCGCCGGGCCAAGGCGGCAGCGCTCGCCGCGACCATTCGCGGCATCGCGAGCCATGACCGCCCGATGGTCGGCCACTTCACGGATGCCCCCGAAGTGCTCGACTTCCTCGCCCGGGCCGAGCACCCCCGGCTCGCCGCGCTCGGCACGAGCTGCCCCGACCACTTCCTGCGCACCAAAGTGAAGCCGCTGGTGCTCGACCTGCCGGCCGACGCCGACGTCGAGGCATCCGTGGCCCGCCTGAAGGAGCTGCACGAGGCCTACCGCGCCGACTACCAGGCGTACTACGACGCCCACGCGACGCCCGACAGCCCGGCGATCCGCGGCGCCGACCCGCTCATCGTGCTCATCCCGGGCGTCGGCATGTTCAGTTACGGCGCGAACAAGCAGACCGCGCGTGTGGCCGGCGAGTTCTACGTCAACGCCATCAACGTGATGCGGGGCGCCGAGGCGCTCTCGACCTACTCCCCCATCAGCGATGCCGAGAAGTTCCGCATCGAGTACTGGGCGCTCGAGGAGGCGAAGCTCCAGCGCATGCCGAAGCCGAAGCAGCACGCCACGCGCGTCGCACTCGTCACCGGCGCGGCATCCGGCATCGGCAAGGCGATCGCCACGCGGCTCGCGGCCGAGGGCGCCTGCGTCGTCATCGCCGACCTCGACCTCGAGAAGGCGCAGGCGGCGGCATCCGAGATCGGCAACAGCGATGTCGCGATCGGCGTGCAGGCGAACGTGACGGATGCCTCGGCGGTGCAGCGCGCGATCGACGACGCGGTGCTCGCCTTCGGCGGCCTCGACCTCGTCGTCAACAACGCGGGCCTCTCGCTCTCGAAGCCGCTGCTCGACACCACCGAGGCCGACTGGGACCTGCAGCACGACGTCATGGCGAAGGGCTCGTTCCTCGTCTCCAAGGCCGCGGCACGCGTGCTCATCGACCAGGGGCTCGGCGGCGACATCATCTACATCTCCTCGAAGAACTCCGTCTTCGCCGGCCCGAACAACATCGCGTACTCGGCGACGAAGGCGGACCAGGCGCACCAGGTGCGACTCCTCGCCGTCGAGCTCGGCGAGTACGGCATCAAGGTCAACGGCATCAACCCCGACGGCGTCGTGCGCGGCTCGGGCATCTTCGCCTCGGGCTGGGGCGCGAACCGCGCCAAGACCTACGGCATCGAGGAGGAGGACCTCGGCAAGTTCTACGCGCAGCGCACGATCCTGAAGCGCGAGGTGCTCCCCGAGAACGTCGCGAACGCGGTGATCGTGCTCACCGGGCCCGAGCTCTCGCACACGACGGGCCTGCACATCCCGGTCGACGCGGGCGTCGCGGCGGCCTTCCTGCGATGA
- a CDS encoding alpha/beta hydrolase, whose product MSRLSEPYAAADGLVRVYTASAGDAATDAPTTGPTPGLVWAHGGGFVAGDLDMPEADWVARTLAARGITVVSIDYRLVGDGCRYPAPSDDVLAAWRWTLDNAGELGIDPARTAIGGASAGANLVTGAVLRLLAEAVSTPLPAGVFLAYPTLLAVQPAPDAALRALLDADPAADRFGPANVRAMYEGYLGGPVDDAPLAAVPGRAAASELAGFPPVLMINDEADELRVSGEAFAATLVEAGVPLELVVEPGTEHGHLNRPGEPAASDSIERVVRWIGTLTTLRTTEGSSS is encoded by the coding sequence ATGTCTCGGTTGAGCGAGCCGTACGCGGCAGCAGACGGGCTCGTGCGGGTGTACACGGCGAGCGCGGGCGATGCGGCGACGGATGCCCCGACGACGGGCCCGACCCCTGGGCTCGTGTGGGCGCACGGCGGCGGTTTCGTCGCGGGCGACCTCGACATGCCCGAGGCCGATTGGGTTGCGCGCACCCTCGCCGCCCGCGGCATCACGGTCGTTTCGATCGACTACCGCCTCGTCGGCGACGGATGCCGCTACCCGGCGCCGTCCGACGACGTGCTCGCCGCCTGGCGCTGGACCCTCGACAACGCCGGCGAGCTCGGCATCGACCCGGCTCGCACCGCGATCGGCGGGGCGAGCGCCGGCGCCAACCTCGTCACGGGCGCCGTGCTGCGCCTGCTGGCCGAGGCCGTCTCGACGCCACTGCCGGCAGGCGTCTTCCTCGCCTACCCGACGCTCCTCGCCGTGCAGCCGGCACCGGATGCCGCGCTCCGCGCGCTGCTCGACGCGGACCCCGCCGCCGACCGCTTCGGCCCGGCGAACGTGCGTGCGATGTACGAGGGGTACCTCGGCGGCCCCGTCGACGACGCGCCCCTTGCGGCGGTGCCCGGCCGCGCCGCGGCATCCGAGCTCGCGGGCTTCCCCCCGGTGCTCATGATCAACGACGAGGCCGACGAGCTGCGCGTCTCGGGCGAGGCGTTCGCCGCGACCCTCGTCGAGGCCGGCGTGCCGCTCGAGCTCGTCGTCGAGCCCGGCACCGAGCACGGCCACCTCAACCGGCCCGGCGAGCCGGCGGCATCCGACTCGATCGAGCGCGTCGTGCGCTGGATCGGCACCCTGACCACCCTCCGCACCACCGAAGGAAGCTCCTCATGA
- the rhaI gene encoding L-rhamnose isomerase — protein sequence MPTDILSELELQSIELPSWAFGNSGTRFKVFTTPGTPRDPFEKIADAAQVHRYTALAPTVALHIPWDKVDDYDVLRTHAEDHGVALGTINSNTFQDDDYKFGALTHEDPAVRRKAIDHHFECIDIMHKTGSRDLKIWLAEGSNYPGQADLRGRQDRLHESLATIYERLGDDQRLVLEYKFFEPAFYHTDVPDWGTSYAQVAALGDKAMVCLDTGHHAPGTNIEFIVMQLLRLGKLGSFDFNSRFYADDDLIVGAADPFQLFRIIFEVIRGGGFNHPDVAFMLDQCHNVEDKIPGQIRSVLNVQEMTARALLVDTEALRAAQVSGDVLEANRIFMDAFYTDVRPALAEWRESRGLPADPMAAFAASGYLAKIAADRVGGVQAGWGA from the coding sequence ATTCCCACCGACATCCTGTCCGAGCTGGAGCTGCAGTCGATCGAGCTGCCCTCCTGGGCGTTCGGCAACTCGGGCACCCGCTTCAAGGTGTTCACGACGCCGGGCACCCCGCGCGACCCGTTCGAGAAGATCGCGGATGCCGCGCAGGTGCACCGGTACACGGCGCTCGCGCCGACGGTGGCGCTGCACATCCCGTGGGACAAGGTCGACGACTACGACGTGCTGCGCACGCACGCCGAAGACCACGGAGTGGCGCTCGGCACCATCAACTCCAACACCTTCCAGGATGACGACTACAAGTTCGGCGCCCTCACCCACGAAGACCCTGCGGTGCGCCGCAAGGCGATCGACCACCACTTCGAGTGCATCGACATCATGCACAAGACGGGCAGCCGCGACCTGAAGATCTGGCTCGCCGAAGGATCGAACTACCCCGGCCAGGCCGACCTGCGCGGTCGTCAAGACCGCCTGCACGAGTCGCTCGCCACCATCTACGAGCGCCTCGGCGACGACCAGCGCCTCGTGCTCGAGTACAAGTTCTTCGAGCCGGCGTTCTATCACACGGATGTGCCCGACTGGGGCACGTCGTACGCACAGGTCGCGGCCCTCGGCGACAAGGCGATGGTCTGCCTCGACACCGGCCACCACGCGCCCGGCACGAACATCGAGTTCATCGTCATGCAGCTGCTGCGCCTCGGCAAGCTCGGCTCGTTCGACTTCAATTCGCGCTTCTACGCCGACGACGACCTCATCGTCGGCGCCGCCGACCCGTTCCAGCTGTTCCGCATCATCTTCGAGGTGATCCGTGGCGGCGGCTTCAACCACCCCGACGTCGCGTTCATGCTCGACCAGTGCCACAACGTCGAGGACAAGATCCCGGGCCAGATCCGCTCGGTGCTGAACGTGCAGGAGATGACGGCGCGTGCGCTCCTCGTCGACACCGAGGCGCTGCGCGCGGCGCAGGTGTCGGGCGACGTGCTCGAGGCCAACCGCATCTTCATGGACGCGTTCTACACCGACGTGCGCCCCGCCCTCGCGGAGTGGCGCGAGTCGCGCGGCCTGCCCGCCGACCCGATGGCGGCGTTCGCGGCATCCGGCTACCTTGCGAAGATCGCCGCCGACCGTGTCGGTGGCGTGCAGGCGGGCTGGGGCGCCTGA
- a CDS encoding L-rhamnose mutarotase, translating into MSTGTTERVCFQLQVHPARLDEYRERHAAVWPDMLRAIEASGRRNYSLFLRDDGLLIGYYETDDDAASQVALEDDPRTAAWEAEMAEFFVSLDGTRPDQGAPRLAEVFHLEDQLAALEADAASVTNTESRDS; encoded by the coding sequence ATGAGCACAGGCACGACCGAACGGGTGTGCTTCCAACTGCAGGTGCACCCCGCTCGGCTCGACGAGTACCGCGAGCGCCACGCCGCGGTGTGGCCCGACATGCTGCGGGCCATCGAGGCATCCGGCCGCCGCAACTACTCGCTGTTCCTCCGCGACGACGGGCTCCTCATCGGCTACTACGAGACCGACGACGACGCGGCATCCCAGGTCGCGCTCGAGGACGACCCGCGCACCGCCGCATGGGAGGCCGAGATGGCCGAGTTCTTCGTCTCCCTCGATGGGACACGCCCCGACCAGGGGGCCCCGCGCCTCGCCGAGGTGTTCCACCTCGAAGACCAGCTCGCCGCGCTCGAGGCCGACGCGGCATCCGTCACCAACACAGAAAGCAGAGACTCGTGA
- a CDS encoding LacI family DNA-binding transcriptional regulator gives MAVSVREVAAAASVSVGTVSNVLNRPDKVAPATVERVLAAIEQLGFVRNDAARQLRAGRSRSIGLVVLDVRNPFFTEVARGAEDRAAEEGMTILLGNSDENGERERAYLDLFEEQRVHGVLISPLADDQTRLQRLRERGTPIVLVDRTSENGTLSSVAVDDVVGGELAVSHLLATGRRRIAFIGGPASIRQVADRLEGARRAVAETPGATLEVIDTESLTVLQGRAAGEAIREREASARPDAVFAANDLLAMGVLQALVMQGAAVRVPDDIALIGYDDIDFAAAAVVPLSSIRQPASLIGYTAVDLLLKEAASRDGSSPEQVVFQPELVVRESTRVSEA, from the coding sequence ATGGCAGTAAGTGTCCGCGAAGTCGCGGCCGCCGCATCCGTTTCGGTCGGCACGGTCTCCAACGTGCTCAACCGGCCCGACAAGGTCGCCCCGGCGACGGTCGAGCGAGTGCTCGCCGCCATCGAGCAGCTCGGCTTCGTGCGCAACGACGCGGCACGGCAGTTGCGCGCTGGTCGCAGCCGGAGCATCGGACTCGTCGTGCTCGACGTGCGCAACCCCTTCTTCACCGAGGTCGCCCGAGGCGCCGAAGACCGCGCAGCCGAAGAGGGCATGACGATCCTGCTCGGCAACAGCGACGAGAACGGCGAACGCGAGCGCGCCTATCTCGACCTCTTCGAGGAGCAACGGGTGCACGGCGTGCTGATCTCTCCGCTCGCCGACGACCAGACGCGCCTGCAGCGGCTCCGCGAACGTGGCACGCCCATCGTGCTCGTCGACCGCACCTCCGAGAACGGCACCCTCTCGTCGGTCGCGGTCGACGATGTCGTGGGCGGCGAGCTCGCCGTGAGTCATCTCCTCGCCACCGGTCGGCGCCGCATCGCCTTCATCGGCGGGCCGGCGAGCATCCGCCAGGTCGCCGATCGGCTCGAGGGGGCGCGCCGGGCCGTGGCCGAGACTCCCGGCGCGACCCTCGAGGTCATCGACACCGAGTCGCTCACCGTGCTGCAGGGCCGGGCGGCGGGCGAGGCGATTCGAGAGCGCGAGGCATCCGCTCGGCCCGATGCCGTGTTCGCGGCCAACGACCTGCTCGCGATGGGCGTGCTCCAGGCGCTCGTCATGCAGGGTGCGGCCGTGCGCGTGCCCGACGACATCGCGCTCATCGGGTACGACGACATCGACTTCGCCGCCGCAGCCGTCGTGCCGCTGTCGTCGATCCGCCAGCCCGCGTCGCTGATCGGCTACACCGCCGTCGACCTCCTCCTCAAGGAGGCGGCGTCGCGCGACGGGTCCAGCCCCGAGCAGGTCGTGTTCCAGCCCGAGCTCGTCGTGCGCGAGTCGACCCGCGTCTCAGAAGCCTGA
- a CDS encoding LacI family DNA-binding transcriptional regulator has protein sequence MATTSIRDVAQRAGLSVGTVSNVLNRPDEVSPESVRRVQEAIEELGYVRNDAARKLRAGTSTTVGFVVLDGQNPFFGDVVRGAEDEATRHGIAILSGNTDEDVARERLYLDLFEEQQVRGVLISPYSDINPRLERLRARGIPAVLVDRLSADGRFSSVSVDSVVGGRMAAEHLIETGRRRIAFVGGPFEIRQVTDRLAGARVAAENSAEPVGIEVVATTALTVAEGAAAGARILARPRREWPDAIFAANDLLALGLLQALIVDGRMLVPDEIALIGFDDISFASAAAVPLSSMRQPSGVIGRTALRILLEETSDPELIPRQTVFLPELVVRRSTDPPRASQAGRLASGF, from the coding sequence ATGGCAACCACGAGCATCCGCGACGTCGCGCAGCGCGCCGGGCTCTCGGTCGGAACGGTCTCTAACGTGCTCAATCGGCCCGACGAGGTGTCGCCCGAATCGGTGCGGCGCGTGCAGGAGGCGATCGAGGAGCTCGGCTACGTGCGCAACGACGCGGCACGCAAGCTGCGCGCGGGCACCAGCACCACGGTCGGCTTCGTCGTGCTCGACGGCCAGAATCCCTTCTTCGGCGACGTGGTGCGCGGCGCCGAAGACGAGGCCACCCGGCACGGCATCGCGATCCTCTCCGGCAACACCGACGAGGACGTCGCCCGCGAGCGCCTGTACCTCGACCTGTTCGAGGAGCAGCAGGTGCGCGGGGTCCTGATCTCCCCCTACAGCGACATCAACCCGAGGCTCGAGCGGCTTCGTGCTCGCGGCATCCCCGCCGTGCTCGTCGACCGGCTGAGCGCCGACGGGCGGTTCAGCTCGGTCTCGGTCGACAGCGTCGTCGGCGGGAGGATGGCGGCCGAGCACCTCATCGAGACCGGTCGGCGCCGCATCGCCTTCGTCGGTGGGCCGTTCGAGATCCGCCAGGTCACTGATCGCCTGGCCGGCGCCCGCGTCGCGGCCGAGAACAGCGCCGAACCGGTCGGCATCGAGGTGGTGGCGACGACCGCGCTCACCGTCGCAGAAGGGGCCGCCGCCGGCGCTCGCATCCTCGCTCGTCCGCGACGCGAGTGGCCCGACGCGATCTTCGCCGCGAACGACCTCCTGGCGCTCGGGCTGCTGCAGGCGCTCATCGTCGACGGCCGGATGCTCGTGCCCGACGAGATCGCGCTCATCGGATTCGACGACATCTCGTTCGCGTCGGCGGCGGCCGTGCCGCTGTCGTCGATGCGGCAGCCGAGCGGGGTCATCGGCCGCACGGCGCTGCGGATCCTGCTCGAAGAGACCTCCGACCCCGAACTCATTCCGCGCCAGACCGTCTTCCTGCCGGAACTCGTGGTCCGTCGCTCAACCGATCCGCCGCGGGCCTCGCAGGCGGGTCGACTCGCGTCAGGCTTCTGA
- a CDS encoding sugar ABC transporter ATP-binding protein, with translation MPQDESPAQPALELSKVVKSFGAVVALRSGTITLHHGSIHALIGENGAGKSTLVKIIAGLYRRDAGTFRLAGEDVDFHSTAQSKAAGIAVIYQEPTLFPDLSVTENIFMGRQPTNRFGRIDRKAMRAEAQAIFARLGVAIDPDRVTEGLSIADQQIIEIAKAISLDARVLIMDEPTAALSGVEVERLFAVARSLRDEGRALMFISHRFDEVFALCDTVTVMRDGSYIATTPISESSVDELVRQMVGRDVAELFPKLPAEIGDDLLVVDGLTRAGVFHDISFTVRAGEIVGLAGLVGAGRSEVARAIFGVDPYESGSVHLGGRQLPKGNPRVAMARGLALVPEDRRKQGLVLDESVTRNITLAIRSSLAKGGLLWSRPENEAAALWASRLEVKTAALDAETGTLSGGNQQKVVLGKWLATEPKVLIVDEPTRGIDVGTKAEVHRLLSELAQQGIAILMISSELPEVLGMADRVLVMREGHLTGEFDRADATPEAVMFAATAEKEGAL, from the coding sequence GTGCCTCAGGACGAATCCCCCGCGCAGCCAGCGCTCGAACTGTCGAAGGTGGTCAAGTCCTTCGGCGCGGTCGTCGCCCTGCGCTCGGGCACCATCACCCTCCACCACGGGTCCATCCACGCGCTCATCGGTGAGAACGGCGCCGGCAAGTCGACGCTCGTCAAGATCATCGCCGGCCTCTACCGTCGGGATGCCGGCACCTTCCGCCTCGCCGGCGAAGACGTCGACTTCCACAGCACGGCGCAGTCGAAGGCCGCGGGCATCGCGGTGATCTACCAGGAGCCGACGCTCTTCCCCGACCTCTCGGTCACCGAGAACATCTTCATGGGGCGCCAGCCCACGAACCGCTTCGGGCGCATCGACCGCAAGGCGATGCGCGCCGAGGCCCAGGCGATCTTCGCTCGGCTGGGGGTCGCGATCGACCCCGACCGCGTCACCGAGGGGCTCTCGATCGCCGACCAGCAGATCATCGAGATCGCCAAGGCGATCTCCCTCGACGCTCGCGTGCTCATCATGGACGAGCCGACGGCCGCCCTCAGCGGCGTCGAGGTCGAGCGGCTCTTCGCGGTGGCTCGCAGCCTTCGCGACGAGGGCCGCGCGCTGATGTTCATCTCGCACCGCTTCGACGAGGTGTTCGCCCTCTGCGACACCGTCACCGTGATGCGTGACGGCAGTTACATCGCCACCACGCCGATCAGCGAGTCGAGCGTCGACGAGCTCGTGCGCCAGATGGTCGGCCGCGACGTCGCGGAGCTCTTCCCGAAGCTGCCGGCCGAGATCGGCGATGACCTCCTCGTCGTCGACGGCCTCACGCGCGCCGGCGTCTTCCACGACATCAGCTTCACGGTGCGCGCGGGCGAGATCGTCGGGCTCGCGGGCCTCGTGGGCGCGGGTCGCAGTGAGGTCGCACGGGCGATCTTCGGCGTCGACCCGTACGAGTCGGGATCCGTGCACCTCGGCGGACGGCAGCTCCCCAAGGGGAATCCGCGAGTCGCGATGGCCCGCGGCCTTGCGCTCGTCCCCGAAGACCGCCGAAAGCAGGGCCTCGTGCTCGACGAGAGCGTGACCCGCAACATCACCCTCGCCATCCGCTCGTCGCTCGCGAAGGGCGGCCTGCTCTGGAGCCGGCCCGAGAACGAGGCCGCCGCCCTGTGGGCGAGCCGACTCGAGGTCAAGACCGCGGCGCTCGACGCCGAGACCGGCACCCTGAGCGGCGGCAACCAGCAGAAGGTCGTGCTCGGCAAGTGGCTCGCGACCGAGCCCAAGGTGCTGATCGTCGACGAGCCCACGCGCGGCATCGACGTCGGCACGAAGGCCGAGGTGCACCGCCTCCTCTCCGAACTCGCACAGCAGGGAATCGCCATCCTCATGATCTCGTCCGAACTGCCCGAGGTGCTCGGCATGGCCGATCGCGTGCTCGTCATGCGCGAGGGCCACCTGACCGGGGAGTTCGACCGAGCGGATGCCACGCCCGAGGCCGTCATGTTCGCCGCGACCGCCGAGAAGGAGGGCGCACTGTGA
- a CDS encoding ABC transporter permease has product MTATSTAPTTAHPVTRAAGRVFKARETGILLALLLVIVVATARNPSFLFSSDGFRDLLLTPSLLMLVAVGQAIVIITRNVDLSVGSILGLTAYLTGRLFIDVPGIPLIVVFLAGVGLGAFLGLINGALVAFAKVPALVITLGTLYIYRGINVAWTGSDRINASDLPADFRGLGTGQLLGIPILAIIAAIVLVVAAWYLRNLRSGRELYAIGSDPAAAHLYGLRVTRRILAAFLVSGALAGLAGVLYAARYGTVSSGAGTGWELQAIGAAVIGGVAISGGVGTVWGAAIGAYLLLTINRALPILGIEDFWQRAVVGALIIGAIVLDRLLALRQSRKLLEAREVSR; this is encoded by the coding sequence GTGACCGCGACGTCGACGGCACCGACCACCGCGCACCCCGTCACGCGGGCAGCCGGACGCGTCTTCAAGGCCCGCGAGACGGGCATCCTCCTCGCCCTGCTCCTCGTCATCGTCGTGGCGACGGCGCGCAACCCGAGCTTCCTCTTCTCGAGCGACGGCTTCCGCGATCTCCTCCTCACGCCGTCGCTGCTGATGCTCGTGGCCGTCGGGCAGGCGATCGTCATCATCACTCGCAACGTCGACCTCTCGGTCGGTTCGATCCTCGGCCTCACGGCCTACCTGACCGGCCGCCTCTTCATCGACGTGCCCGGCATCCCGCTCATCGTGGTCTTCCTCGCGGGCGTCGGCCTCGGCGCGTTCCTCGGCCTCATCAACGGCGCACTCGTCGCCTTCGCCAAGGTCCCCGCGCTCGTCATCACGCTGGGCACCCTGTACATCTATCGCGGCATCAACGTCGCGTGGACCGGCAGCGACCGCATCAACGCCTCCGACCTGCCGGCCGACTTCCGCGGACTCGGCACCGGCCAGTTGCTCGGCATCCCGATCCTCGCGATCATCGCCGCGATCGTGCTCGTCGTCGCCGCCTGGTACCTCCGCAACCTCCGGAGCGGACGTGAGCTGTACGCGATCGGGTCCGACCCCGCCGCGGCGCATCTCTACGGACTTCGCGTGACCCGGCGCATCCTCGCGGCCTTCCTCGTGAGCGGCGCCCTCGCCGGACTCGCCGGTGTGCTGTACGCCGCGCGCTACGGCACCGTCAGCTCCGGCGCGGGCACCGGATGGGAACTCCAGGCGATCGGCGCCGCCGTCATCGGCGGCGTCGCCATCTCGGGTGGCGTCGGCACCGTGTGGGGCGCCGCGATCGGCGCGTACCTGCTGCTCACCATCAACCGCGCCCTGCCGATCCTCGGCATCGAGGACTTCTGGCAGCGTGCGGTCGTCGGTGCCCTCATCATCGGCGCCATCGTGCTCGACCGGTTGCTCGCCCTCCGACAATCTCGCAAGCTCCTCGAAGCCAGGGAGGTATCACGATGA